The nucleotide sequence AAAGTGCTGGTTGCATATACCGTCAACAACGGAAGGCGCCGAACCGAGATCTTGAATATCGCGTGTGGGATCGGCATATTTCACGGAAAGAAAGTCGAGGAAGTTAATCAGCGTCGTGTTGGCGTTATTGCGGCATTGGTCATACGTGGGGCCCGGCTTGCCGCCTTCAAACTCAAAGCGATTACACACGGTGGCCGCGGTCATGCAATATGGATTTCCCGCGCATTCCGGGCATACCGAGCAGGTATCTCCCAGCCAGGGTTCGCAGGAAGAACTTCCATTGCCGCATGGCGCTTGAGTCACCGCCACGCTTGCGGAACAGGTTGAGGAGCCGTTTGCATTCCCTACGGTCAGGGTATAGATGGTGTTTGTCGCAGGAGATGTTTGAGTGCTGCCGCCCGCAGGAGGCGCCACCGCCCCGACCCCTTGGTCAATGAAGGCGCTTGTGGCGTTGCCGGTCGAGGTCCAGGTGAGCGTTGAGGAAAGGCCAGAACTGATTATTTGGGGAGTTGCGGTAAGCGAACAGGAAGGCACCGCGCATGAGCCGAGGCAATCGGGAGCGGTGTATGCGCCTCCCGAGGCAAGTTGGCAGGAAGCATTTCTGCATTCATACCGATTAACGCACGAACCCTGCACACAGGTTTGACTTGCGCCGCATGCGCCGCCATCCGGAGAGGTAGTGCACACGAGCGATCCTCCGGGGGTGCAGACGAAATTCCCCGTTTGGCACGCTCCGGTGCATGTAGGATTTGACTGGCAGGCTCCTGCGCAAAGCGTTTCGGTTGAAGAACAGGCACACTGGCCGGAAGTGTTACAGGTGCCAATGCTGCAGCTTCCGCAATCCGGAACAGCCCGCGCATTTCCGCAATTATCCGTTCCCGAAGCACTCCCGCATGCGCGGCTAAATCGCGCACAGAACGCCGCATCGGTTTCAGGAATGCAGGCGGATATACACTGCCCCGACGCATTACACGTATCTGTCGCATTGGGACAATTTCCGCAGGAGACGCCGCAGGCGGGGTCGGAGCCGCAGGCGCGGCCGGAGCAGTTCGGGGTGCAGGCAGTGCCGGTGCAGTTGCCGCCGCAATTTGATACGCTGTATGGCCCATCAACCGCAAGCTGGCAAGTTGTGCCGCTACAATCATATTTATTGATACAAGTGCCGGTGCCGCTATCGCAGGTCTGATTACCCGAACAATCCCCGCTTGTCACGCACCCGGGTGCCGAAGCAGGGGGAGCTCCCGCGCCACCGCTGCACGAGAACGTGTACCATGTCGTGCCCGAGCCGCCCGCAAGATTTACCGCGAAGGTCTTAATGACCGTGTTGATGATTATCCAGGACGTGAAGATAACGATGATGCCGATAATGGTGGTGCGTAAAACGGCCTTGCCCTGGCTTCTCCTCGATTCGTTCCCCGCGGAGAGCAGGATAAGAAGACCCCCAAGCGCAATAAAGAAAATAGCTATCGGAGGAATAAGCTCAAAAACTGTAAACAAGAGAATATTCTGGACGAGTCTGAAAAGGTCGCAGAACTGGCACTCGTCGCATGGACTTCCATCCGTATCTAGCATGCCGCACTGGTCAGATCTGCCGCAGGGCACCAAGGGAAGCCATCCGCCTTTCGGATTGTTGCACGCGTCAGGATCTGAAACGGTAAGCGTGGTTTTGGTGCATTGGTACGTTACCGGCTTGCCTCCTGGCTTTGGGGCGCACGAGTCTCCGTTTGAACTTCCTAGGCAGGATGTTGTGTCGCCTACTTCGCTGCCCACCTTAGGCCTGCATGTTTTACTGTCCTGGTCACAGATAAGAGGAACACAAGATGTGTTTTCAGTTTTTCCCACACAGCTAGGACTATTAGGTTCCCCACCCACTCCTTTCCTGCAGATTCCGAGTCCCGGGTCACAATATATTGTACTTGAAAATCCTCCGGTGGGACCGCATGCAGTTCTCGTGCTATTACAAGTGAAAGATGAGTCATTTGTACTATTGCCTAAGATTTGGTTACACGGCTGACAAGTTGCCCCTGCACCAGCAACGTTCACACAGCCGGCGCTACAAAGATCTTTAGAAATATAACAAACAGGATAGGGTGTTCCGTCGGCTTTTACGCACCCGTACTCCGGCGGCTTGAGGGTTAGAAGGCCGGATTTTGCAAATCCACATCCTGCCGCCTGCGGGTCATTGGGATCAGAGCATCCTATGGAGGCCGCAAAATACATCTCCAGGTTATCGCCTTCCAAACCACCCGGGCCTCCGGCTGAATAGTCGGCTTGGGTGAATGCGGAGGTCTGATAGAAACCGACAACGCCCGAAGAGCCCCCGGTGATACTAATTCGGATATTTTTGATATAGCTGTCGCCTGTCGAATCATCCTCGAATATAGCGAAATCAACGCCCCCGGTGCAGTCGGTGTAGCCAACATTAACTCCGACTTGCTGTCCCACATACGCTTCCGCGTCAGACCACCCGGCATTGGAAAGAGCGCATACGGCCGATGCGGAATGTCCTACTGTGGCGCAAAAAAACACAAAAACGCCCGCGAACAAAAACGCGAGCGTCTTTTTTGTATTAAAACGTTTCTGAGGACGACGGAATGTTATTGGCTCTTCCATATTTTCTATAATATCCACCTCTCGCCAAAGCAGAAAACAATTTCTACTTCAAGATATTTTTTATTGTTACGTGAACTGATCTGATTTTTCGAAACTCAAGGAAGGGATCCCCCTTTAACTTTGGGAGGGCTGAAAAGTGCTCCTCCCTTGGTGGAGAAAAATCTGGGCAGCGAACAAGAACAATAAAAATACCCACCCTTTTATTGTTTTCTCATCAACACCCCCACTTGGCGCGCGGCTTTCACGATAGCGTCTTTCGCGCTGTCGGACCCCTTCACTACCGATTCTATCATATCGGCAAACAGTTCCTCAATGGCGCGGTTATCCGCCTGGTACCAGCTACGCGCGGTAAGCGATTGCACCGCGAAGACCCCGAGCTTTTCGTCTGCCTTTTGCACATCCACCAAATCCCGCCGGGCTACGGGGCGGCGCGCGTTGTCGGCATAGCGTTTGGCGTTATCCCGCTCGGTCATGAATTTCAGGAATTGCCATGATTGTTCCGGATATTTGGAAGTTGAGGACACGACAAGCGCCCAATAGTTCCCGAAGTTGATGTCCGTATCCCGGGAAGCGATCTGCGGCATTGGAGCGATGTTCCATTTCAGATACGGCGCGCGCGATTCAATGAGCGGGATGACGCGGGAATAATTCACCATCATTGCCGCTTTTCCCTGAAAAAACGCATCCAGGGAAAAATCCTGCAGAGCATTCCAGCTGTATACCTGTTTTCGGGGATTGGCAAAGTCGGTGTAAAAGGTTAGCGCCCTCTCGCCCGGAAAAAACGATTCATTTCCGATAGCAAGCGGCGCGTCGAACGTCGCGCGCGTCAGGTCATCGCTCACCATATGCGCCCCCTGCTGCATCATAAGAAGCGAAAGAATATCGAAAGACCGGTTGATGTTCTTTGCCGTCCCTAGTGCGGCGCCCGCACGCTGAATGTTCCCCTTCTCGTCTCTGCGCGTTAAAAGCTTTGTGGCAGCTAAAAATTCTTCCCAGGTTGAAGGGGGAAGCGCAATGCCTGCGGAGGCGAGGTAATCTTTGTTGTAAAAAAGCGCAAGCGTGTCGACGTGCAGGGGCACCCCATAAATTTTTTGGTTCGCCACCAAATCTTCATAGGCAATGTCCACGAATGCGTCGCGAAATGTTTTTATGTCTAGCGCCAAAGGAGAGGCGGGCTTTAATCGTTCAATATACCGCGGGAGCCAGGTATTGTTCACCATGTACACATCGGGTCCCTTGCCCGAAGCCAGGGCATTGAGCAGGACATTCTCATACTCTTCAATAGTGTACAGGTGGTAAGAGGCGTCCAGATGTTTATACCGTTCGTGGAACGCGCGGGTAAGAGGAGCTATCATGTCCGACGTGTCAAAAACCCCCCAAACCTGTAACATCGCCGGGGGCGTAGAGCCTTGGGTTGTCGGCTTTTTTGAAGAACCAAAAAAGGCAACAAGTGCCCCGATAAGCACCGTCACCAACAGGCCAATGAGCGCTATAATGAGTTTTTGTTTGCTAAAAAGCATTCTTGAGAATCACGAATGATGCGAATAACACGCGAATAACACGAATTCACGAATAGTTCCTAAAGAATACATTCGTGAATCTGTATATTCGTGTAGTATCTGTAAATTCGTGATTATCGTGTACTGCTACTTGCGAAACAATAATCCGTAATGGTACGCCGAACCCGTCTGTAGTACATCGACGAACGTAAGACCTATGCCTTCAGCAATACCTTGCATTTTTTCGGGAGTTTCCAGCCACCCCATGGATGCACCAAAAATGGCCTTTTTGGGAAGCCAGTCAATGACAACAACAGTGCCTCCGGGTTTGGTTATGCGATGGGCTTCTTTAAGGATTTCTGCTTTCTTCTGGGACTGGAAAAGAACGTTTGGCAGAAACACCATATCCAGCGCCTCGTCCGGTATCTTCGTTGACCCTTCTCTTTCCAAGTCCGCCCAAACGATTTCTATATTAAAGACACCCTCCGCGCGGGCTTTGGCGCGAAGCGCTTCAAGCGTCTCCTTCTGCACATCCAAAGCATATACCTTGCCCTCTGCACCGAGCTTCTCGGCAATGGCAAGTGAAAACATTCCCGTGCCGCTCCCGAATTCGGCAACTTTCATGCCTTCTTCAAGATGAAGGGATTCTACAATGCGGGATGGATTTAAGAAAGAAGATTCCATTGGGAGAATCGCGAATGATGCGAATATTACGCGAATAACGCGAATTCACGAATATTCGTGAATCTGTAAATTCGTGTAACATCTGTAAATTCGTGATTATCAAAGAGTTGTAATCGACGCGACCGTGTCGCTTCCGTCCATTTTCATAATACGCACGCCCTGGG is from bacterium and encodes:
- a CDS encoding class I SAM-dependent methyltransferase — translated: MESSFLNPSRIVESLHLEEGMKVAEFGSGTGMFSLAIAEKLGAEGKVYALDVQKETLEALRAKARAEGVFNIEIVWADLEREGSTKIPDEALDMVFLPNVLFQSQKKAEILKEAHRITKPGGTVVVIDWLPKKAIFGASMGWLETPEKMQGIAEGIGLTFVDVLQTGSAYHYGLLFRK
- a CDS encoding extracellular solute-binding protein translates to MLFSKQKLIIALIGLLVTVLIGALVAFFGSSKKPTTQGSTPPAMLQVWGVFDTSDMIAPLTRAFHERYKHLDASYHLYTIEEYENVLLNALASGKGPDVYMVNNTWLPRYIERLKPASPLALDIKTFRDAFVDIAYEDLVANQKIYGVPLHVDTLALFYNKDYLASAGIALPPSTWEEFLAATKLLTRRDEKGNIQRAGAALGTAKNINRSFDILSLLMMQQGAHMVSDDLTRATFDAPLAIGNESFFPGERALTFYTDFANPRKQVYSWNALQDFSLDAFFQGKAAMMVNYSRVIPLIESRAPYLKWNIAPMPQIASRDTDINFGNYWALVVSSTSKYPEQSWQFLKFMTERDNAKRYADNARRPVARRDLVDVQKADEKLGVFAVQSLTARSWYQADNRAIEELFADMIESVVKGSDSAKDAIVKAARQVGVLMRKQ